TTGACTATGTCATAGCCTCTCTCAGATGCATGCTTGGTGAGCCTCTCGACCTGACTCTTCAGGTGTCTTTCTGCTCGTGCGATGATACTCTCGCGTAGACTATGCACCTCTTCCTCACCTCTCTTGGCTTCTCTCCTGCAGTACAGAGAAGCTTGGCTATCTCCGACTCTGGTACAGAGCATCTTCCAGCTATGTTCCTCTCTCTCTGCCTTTACTTTGCCTGAGTATATCCATCTCTTCAACGTCAAGAAGCTTATCCCAAGCTTCTTTGCCGCCGTGCCAGTGGGGTATCGCTTCTCTGCCAAGCCTACATCCTGAGATGGTAGATATGATTGGTATAAATATTATGGAAATGTGGCAGCTGCTTGCAAGACCATACAACAATATACTTAAGCGTCCTGTTCTGTCTGCCTGATCAACCAGTACCATAGGGGAACCAGGTTTACAGCTCCCTCCTTAGAGTAGTTATCCCAGGTAATCAGCGTCAGCCTTTGAGCATCTGTCTCATCCTTTGCCTTCTTAAGTGCTTTTAGCTCTCTCTTAGGAATATTGTCAGCAGAGTATGTAACCTGAATCAGCTCATCTGCTCTACTACCATTCTTGGATACAACAAAATCAACTTCCCTACCTTCTCTTTTTCCGTACTCCTTCCAGTAGAACACTTCTTTCTCTCTTCTCTTAAGCTCTACCATCACTGCATTCTCCATCGCTCTGCCTATTGAGAACTCATATCCTAATGCTAACGGGTATCCTGTGTCAACGATGTATATCTTCTTTAGGTTCATCTGCCTCCTTCTTTCACTTTTTACGAAGAGCTCTGATTGGATAATGAAGAAGCACTCAACGCCTCTGTTGATAATATCTAACAACTTCTCTTTTCCGAGCTTATAACCAAGGCTCTTCATATAATTGTAAACACGGTTGGCAGAAAAAGAGGTGGCATAATTTTGTATCACAAATTTGACAAAAGGCTCAGCAAGAACTGGCTGCGAGTATGCAAAATCTCTGACAACCACAGAATTGAAGTATGACCTGAGAAGCCTGATCTTCTCTGACTCATTTTCTTCTAGCACAACTGCTGGATAGCCTCCGAAGCGTAAATAATCCCTTAGCATAGAAAGGATAAATCCTCTTTTTTCCTGACTGTACAATATCAGTTCTGGATTGTCTATTGCTACCCCCTTAAAGCTCAGGTATTCTCTGAAGGAGAGAGGATAAACTGTGTAATCAATACTTCTTCCCCTCAGTTCCTCTGCTATATTCTTCGAAGAGAGCATTGATGTTGAGCCTGAAATATAGAGCTTGGCGTTCAGTCTTTTCCTGAACCACCTGCCATAATCTCTAACATTTTGTATTTCATCCAGGAAGAAATAAGTAGCTTTAGATGTGTCAGGCTTAGAAAGCTCGTAAAAAGCTTTAAGCATATTCTCCAAGCTCTCCGCATCTACATCTGTCAGCCTTGGATGCTCGAAATCCACGTACAATATATTCCTCTTAGGAACACCAATTGCAACAAGCTTCGATATCGTATGGTACAGAAGAGAAGTCTTACCAGCTCATCGAGGGCCAATAACAGATATAATGTTTACAGGCTTAAGAGGCAGAGCAACCTCTCTGGGTTTGATGTCAGATAGACTGCTAGAGAGCCATTCTGCCACAACAGCTCTGAAATCCTCAACACTCAAGAATTATTCCAACAGGATTGCTTCAAGCATCATTATAAAGTTGTCTAAAACAGACCAGCTTATGACTAAAAGCAGTTCCATATAGGCAATCTTGCGTAGACTAAAACGTATGACTGTATAGGCTTCCTTGCTGGCTCTTCAGGTGAATGTAAATCACGCTTAATGAACTCCTTTGATTATGAGCTGAAACCCTGCAACAGACTAGCTAGCTAAGAAGATATCTATATAGTGGTGTGATCTTTATTTCTTTCCCTTCGATTCTCTCTACCCTTTCTTCATCCCAACTTACTATAACTAGTTGTCTGGCATTGACTTTTTCACTGGCTTTGATCAGCCCTCTAATCTCTCTGTCTTTAACTTCACCATATGTCACTTGGATCAGTCTCTTGTTTTTTTCGTCAAAAAAGTCAACTTCATAATCATTTTTAACATAATATAAATCTTTAAACTGTAAGTCCCTCAGCAGCTTTACAGCTACAATATTCTCAATTATTCTCCCCATATCTTTTTTCTTTATAGCCACTCTAGAAATGATTCCATGGTCTATGACATATATTTTTTTAGAGTAAGTTAGTCTTTCTTTTACTTTTTCCCCATACCTGGGCAAGAAATAGATTAGGTATGCTTCTTCTAGGCCTGACGACCAGACATCCGCAGTTTTATTGTCTATTTTCAACGTTTTGGCTATGTTGTTCAGAGACACTTCATTGGAATAATATGAAACTAGAGTTTTCGCGAAATCTCTGAATTTTGCTAGCTGCTTGATTTTGTATCTGCCAATTATGTCTTTATAGAGTATATCATTATATATCATGTCGGTTTGTTCTTTTCCAAGTATTAGGGGTTCGGGGAATCCTCCTTTCTCTACATAGTTTTGCAGTTCGCTTTTTAGCTGCGCCAGCCTTCTTGTGGAGTAGAATGTTTCAGAGTTTATGTTAAACTCTATAAATTCTAGGTATTCTCTAAAATTGAATGGTGTGAGTATATAGTCAGTATGTCTACCAGTTAATGATGTAGCTAGTTCCCCTGACAGCATCTTCGAGTTGCTTCCATTGATTATTACCCTTCTCGTCTCTCTCAGCCTAGCTATGAATTTCTCCCAGCCCTCAACATTGTGTATCTCGTCGAATACAAGGTATTCAGTGTTGCCGTAAACCTCATAGATTGCTTGTTCGACAAGCCTTAGGTCTCTTGCTTCAAGCCCCAACAGGTTTTCATCGTCAAAGTTGATATAAGAAAATTTTTTATCCTTCATACTAAGCAGGGAGAGTGTGGATTTTCCACACCTTCTAACACCCAAAATTGCTACTGCATTTGGTATTTTTAAGTAGCTCAAAAGATCTGGTGTATCCCTTTTTATCAGTTTTAAGCTGAACTTTTCCTTGACAAGCTCTTTCTGCTCTATCAACACTCTCTTAATTTCTTCAACAGACATTATGGAGTATACTCCACAAACCATAAATAAACTTTGCGGAATGCACTCCATAAAGCACGAACAAGCGATAATAATAGAGGAATGATACGTGACTAGTAAAGCAGAACACGATGTTTGTGTCCCAGAATATTTAACATCTTTTCTAGCAACATACACTCTCGTATACGCTAAATTCGGAGCACTGGCAACATAGGTCCAATCTGCTTCTACAGCAAGCCTGCTGTGGGGTGCAGGTATTCATTCTTCATCTACTGCCAGAAGCAATCCGCACTCACAGCAAACGACTCTCTTCTTCCCTATCTATAAAATGCATAATCATGATTATAATAATCATGATACTACATATAAGCATTTTAAACTCTTGCAAGCTGCGAGCACGTCTGATGAAACTTCCATCAGCATGATTGTTTAGTGCAGAACAGCGAAATGCTGTTCGAGCTCCTCTAGGAACTTCAGCTCAGTCCTGAATAGTGCCTTCTTGATATCCTCTTCGGAGCGGGGTCAGCAACCCCAGTTTTCCGATGTGAGAGTGGCAGTAAGCCCGCTCTAGTGTCCCTTGAAGTCGGTGCTGAGGGAACGGTGTTCCCATCGAGGCGTCGATAGAGGAAAGCCCACAGGCTTCAGCCGTGGGTAGCTTACCACGTCGTTTGTACGACATCCTTGATCGACGCGTCTGTGGTTATCACACTAGAGCCTGATTCTTGGGCCAGTGCAGAGATCAGGGAATCGAAGTAGTCCATCCCCATCCTCTGCAGTTCCACTGCCGACCGGATAGAACTGACGGAGTTGCAGACTACCTTGTCCAGTGGGATCATGCTCTCCAAGGCTCTCCAGGATATCTCCCTTTCGGCGTCGCTGTACCCCCTAGCCTTCATCACAAGGTCTGCTTCGATGAGGGAGGTGACTGGAACCATCATTTCACCTTCTGAGGCAACCCTATCAAGATGGTAAAGTGACCGTTTGTGTTCTCTGTCCCTGGGATTGAGGTATCCGATCAGGACCACTGTGTCAATGAGCTTCATTCTTTTTCTTGACCGACCTTGCGAGGTACGCCGTTGCTTCGTGACTCTCCTCCTTCCATCCTTCCAGCTTCTTCGCGCCGATCTCTCTGGCCCTCGCTCTGAGGGCCTCTATGTCAGATAGCTCTACTATCCCCACTCCCTTCACCCTCATCAGGAGCTTCGCTCCTTCCCTTATACCAGCAACTTCCCTGACTTTCTTAGGAAGCACAAGTCTTCCCTTTGCGTCTACGGTGACGATTTCGCTCATGATGGTTGAATAGAAATCCCACTATATAAGTAAAATGGGAAGATTTCAGTGTATCCAGATTAATGTCCCACATGAGTAGGGAGTGTGGGATGTTCTTGCCCAAGTTTCGTCTACGCAGCTATTATCAGGAACGATGCATTCTAGACCCGGAAGGGACAATCGAGGATTCTCGATCAACATGTGGCTCCCATAAGTGTGAACCACCAATGGCGGAAGTATGTTTGCTTCATGCCTCATCGGCCACAGTTTGTTTATCCCTCCTCGGCTGGACAGGTATATGTGTGGCCTTAATTCGAGCGGACACAATGGCTTCTGAAGTTAGCCTTAGTCTTGGAAAGGAAGTATGGCTTCGCATCATAACTGATAGCGTCTCCTCAAGCCACCTAGCTGGTTTAGAGTAAGCTACCCACGGCTGAAGC
This is a stretch of genomic DNA from Conexivisphaerales archaeon. It encodes these proteins:
- a CDS encoding DUF4143 domain-containing protein, with protein sequence MLRDYLRFGGYPAVVLEENESEKIRLLRSYFNSVVVRDFAYSQPVLAEPFVKFVIQNYATSFSANRVYNYMKSLGYKLGKEKLLDIINRGVECFFIIQSELFVKSERRRQMNLKKIYIVDTGYPLALGYEFSIGRAMENAVMVELKRREKEVFYWKEYGKREGREVDFVVSKNGSRADELIQVTYSADNIPKRELKALKKAKDETDAQRLTLITWDNYSKEGAVNLVPLWYWLIRQTEQDA
- a CDS encoding ATP-binding protein yields the protein MSVEEIKRVLIEQKELVKEKFSLKLIKRDTPDLLSYLKIPNAVAILGVRRCGKSTLSLLSMKDKKFSYINFDDENLLGLEARDLRLVEQAIYEVYGNTEYLVFDEIHNVEGWEKFIARLRETRRVIINGSNSKMLSGELATSLTGRHTDYILTPFNFREYLEFIEFNINSETFYSTRRLAQLKSELQNYVEKGGFPEPLILGKEQTDMIYNDILYKDIIGRYKIKQLAKFRDFAKTLVSYYSNEVSLNNIAKTLKIDNKTADVWSSGLEEAYLIYFLPRYGEKVKERLTYSKKIYVIDHGIISRVAIKKKDMGRIIENIVAVKLLRDLQFKDLYYVKNDYEVDFFDEKNKRLIQVTYGEVKDREIRGLIKASEKVNARQLVIVSWDEERVERIEGKEIKITPLYRYLLS
- a CDS encoding PIN domain-containing protein — its product is MKLIDTVVLIGYLNPRDREHKRSLYHLDRVASEGEMMVPVTSLIEADLVMKARGYSDAEREISWRALESMIPLDKVVCNSVSSIRSAVELQRMGMDYFDSLISALAQESGSSVITTDASIKDVVQTTW
- a CDS encoding AbrB/MazE/SpoVT family DNA-binding domain-containing protein translates to MSEIVTVDAKGRLVLPKKVREVAGIREGAKLLMRVKGVGIVELSDIEALRARAREIGAKKLEGWKEESHEATAYLARSVKKKNEAH